The Arthrobacter sp. D5-1 genome segment CAACCAAGGAGCTCTCGCCGTCTGAAATTGGCGAAGCCGTGGCAGAAGCCGGCTACCTGGTGGTAGCCAACGAAGCTTAGGAGTCCTCTTGAGTACCCAGGAGACTTTCAACCAACCTGCACACAGGGTCATTGAACTGGACATCGAGGGCATGACCTGCGCCTCGTGCGTCAATCGAGTGGAACGGAAACTGGGCAAACTTGAAGGCGTCGAGGCAAGCGTCAACCTGCCCCTCGAATCAGCCCATGTCACCGTCCCGGCAACCGTGACGGACCAGCAGATCGTCGACACGGTCAACGCCACAGGCTACAAAGCCACCGTCCGCCAAGCCCCAACGCCCCACGCCCGCGATCCCCGCCCCCATGAGCACCACCACGGCAACGAGGCTCCGGAATCAGAGCATGATGCCGGGCACGAAAATCACATGGAGCACGGCCCCTCCGCATCGACGCTCCGGCCCCGCCTGATTGTCGCCGCCCTCCTGACCGTTCCAGTCTTCGCCATCTCGATGATCCCCGCCCTCCAGTTCGCAAACTGGGGTTGGGTTGTCGGGGCGTTGGCCCTGCCGGTGGTGAGTTGGGCTGCCTGGCCGTTCCACAGGGCTGCTGCCGTCAACGCCCGCCACTTCGCCTCCACCATGGACACGCTGGTGTCCATCGGTGTGATCGCCGCGTACCTCTACTCTGCGTGGCAGTTGTTCGCGGACCCCCGGATGACTGAACACCCCGGCATGGAGAGCATGTCCGGCGGCGGGCTGTACTTCGAGGTCGCCGCCGTGGTCACCACGTTCCTGCTGCTGGGGCGCTACCTTGAGGCGAACGCGAAGGCCAAGGCCGGCAATGCACTCAAGGCCCTGCTGAATCTGGGTGCCAAGGATGCCACGATCCTGGTGGACGGCGTGGAGCAGAAGATTCCGGCCGATCAACTCCTGGTGGACGACCTCATTGTGGTCCGCCCGGGCGAGAAGATCGCCACTGACGGCGTGGTCACTGATGGTGCTTCCGCCGTCGACGCTTCACTGGTGACGGGCGAATCGGTGCCGGTCGAGGTTGGACCCGGGAGCGCGGTGACAGGCGCTACCATCAACACGTCCGGCCGCCTGCTGGTGCGTGCAACCCGTGTTGGTTCTGACACGACGCTCGCCCAGATGGGTCGCCTGGTCAGCCAGGCACAAACCGGGAAAGCACCTATTGCCCGGCTCGCGGACAGGATCAGTTCGGTCTTTGTGCCGATCGTTTTGGTGATTGCCCTGGTCACGTTCCTGTTGTGGCTGTTCTTCTCGGGTGACCTCAACGCAGCCTTCACGGCCGCGGTCGCTGTCCTGGTTATCGCTTGCCCCTGCGCCTTGGGCCTGGCCACTCCTGTGGGTCTGCTGACGGGAACGGGCCGCGGCGCTCAGCTGGGCATTCTCATCAAGGGCCCACAGGTCCTTGAGGACACCCGGCACGTGGACACCATCCTGCTGGACAAGACGGGCACCGTAACCAGCGGCAAGCTCGCAGTCGACCACACTGTCGCACTGAACGGCCATTCAGCGGCCACCGTCCTGACATTGGCAGGAGCCGTGGAAGCCGCTTCCGAGCACCCGATCGCCCACGCGATTGCCGCCTCGGCGCAAGAAGCACTGCACGACGCCGGCAGCCTGCCTCGCGTTGAGGGCTTCAGTTCCGCTCCGGGCGGCGGCGTCCGGGGAACCGTTGGGCTGGACGGGGTGACCAGGACTGTCGTCGTCGGGCGCTCCGGCTGGCTCGAGGAGAACGGCGTTACGCTCGACTCAAGTCACCGTGAAGCACTTACCGCGGAGGAAAACGGTGGTGCCACGGCGATCTGGGTTGCCGTCGACGGCCAGCCTGCCGGCATTATCAGCCTGAGCGATACCATCAAGCCCGGTTCGGCAGCAGCAATCCAGAAGTTGAAGGACCTGGGCATCCGTCCCATCCTGTTGACCGGCGACAACGCTGCCGTGGCCGCCCAGGTGGCTGCCGCCGTCGGGATTTCGCCTGAGGACGTATTCGCCGGTGTTCTGCCGGAGGGCAAGGTCGAGGCTGTCAGGAAGCTGCAGGCTTCCGGCGCTACGGTGGCCATGGCCGGTGACGGCGTCAACGACGCTGCAGCCTTGGCACAGTCGGACCTTGGCATCGCCATGGGCTCGGGCACGGATGTCGCCATCGAAGCCTCAGACCTCACGGTGATGGGCAGCGACCTTGGTCAGCTGGTGCAGGCGATTCAGTTGTCCCGCAAGACCCTGTCCACCATCAAGACCAACCTGTTCTGGGCATTCTTCTACAACGCGATCGGCATCCCGGTGGCAGCCCTCGGATTCCTGAACCCGATGATCGCCGGCGCAGCGATGGCAGCGAGCTCAGTGCTGGTGGTAGGGAACTCGCTGAGACTGCGGTCGTTCGGGAAATAGACCCGGAAAGCGAACAGGGGCCTGGTTAGGCCGTCCCGAAACGGACGGCCGACCGGGCCTTTGCTTTTGCTGCTTCCTCTTCCCGGTTCTTCGCCGGAGCGTGGCTCACCAGGGAGTCCAGGAGATGTTGCGTAATGTGGGCAATCTCGTGGACCGCCTCGGCGAAGGCTTCCTCGTTGGCTTTGGAAGGCTTGGTGGATCCGCTGATCTTGCGTACGTATTGCAGCGCTGCGGCCTCCACTTCGGCGTTCGTAGCATGCGGTTCGAAGTTATGCAGGGTCCTGATATTGCGGCACATAACCCCATGCTAACTATGGGCAGTGCTGTATGGGGAGGGGTGCCCAT includes the following:
- a CDS encoding heavy metal translocating P-type ATPase gives rise to the protein MSTQETFNQPAHRVIELDIEGMTCASCVNRVERKLGKLEGVEASVNLPLESAHVTVPATVTDQQIVDTVNATGYKATVRQAPTPHARDPRPHEHHHGNEAPESEHDAGHENHMEHGPSASTLRPRLIVAALLTVPVFAISMIPALQFANWGWVVGALALPVVSWAAWPFHRAAAVNARHFASTMDTLVSIGVIAAYLYSAWQLFADPRMTEHPGMESMSGGGLYFEVAAVVTTFLLLGRYLEANAKAKAGNALKALLNLGAKDATILVDGVEQKIPADQLLVDDLIVVRPGEKIATDGVVTDGASAVDASLVTGESVPVEVGPGSAVTGATINTSGRLLVRATRVGSDTTLAQMGRLVSQAQTGKAPIARLADRISSVFVPIVLVIALVTFLLWLFFSGDLNAAFTAAVAVLVIACPCALGLATPVGLLTGTGRGAQLGILIKGPQVLEDTRHVDTILLDKTGTVTSGKLAVDHTVALNGHSAATVLTLAGAVEAASEHPIAHAIAASAQEALHDAGSLPRVEGFSSAPGGGVRGTVGLDGVTRTVVVGRSGWLEENGVTLDSSHREALTAEENGGATAIWVAVDGQPAGIISLSDTIKPGSAAAIQKLKDLGIRPILLTGDNAAVAAQVAAAVGISPEDVFAGVLPEGKVEAVRKLQASGATVAMAGDGVNDAAALAQSDLGIAMGSGTDVAIEASDLTVMGSDLGQLVQAIQLSRKTLSTIKTNLFWAFFYNAIGIPVAALGFLNPMIAGAAMAASSVLVVGNSLRLRSFGK
- a CDS encoding DUF2277 domain-containing protein; amino-acid sequence: MCRNIRTLHNFEPHATNAEVEAAALQYVRKISGSTKPSKANEEAFAEAVHEIAHITQHLLDSLVSHAPAKNREEEAAKAKARSAVRFGTA